DNA sequence from the Vicia villosa cultivar HV-30 ecotype Madison, WI linkage group LG3, Vvil1.0, whole genome shotgun sequence genome:
TGCAGGGAATAAACATGTTCCCCGATTCATCACACTCCCTAATGAGAACAATGATTGCGAGAAATAAAATGCAAAAGGGAGAAAGGGCGTTACCCAGGAGAAATGTGCAGATGAAGAAGAACTCTTTTATAAAACTACAGGAAGCGTCGCTTGGTGGAGATGACGATGGTAAGCGAGAAAAAGGGAGCATGCATTTAAACCCTAGAATCCTATAAACGGCTATAAAGTAGGGTTATGGTAAAAAGCACATTTCCCGTAAAAAGATCATCATAACATTGTAAGGCGAATGGACGCGACTTGATTGCTCTTTTAAACCAACTAGCGCATGCTAAGGTCTTAATGACCGTTGGATCATGGGAAGGTCGATCACCCAAGTCTtcttaataattttaaaagtCTTTTCGTGCCGAACACTTCATTCCTACAGGTTTCGAGATCGGGGGACTTATGTACATACAAAAAATACTCTGGCCGACGTTGGAGCTCGGACTCTGTAATGAGTGGTAGTGGTAGGGAAACCAGTTTGCAGTATGACAACCAAGTAGCTCGAAGCATCTCCCCTACTCGGAGCACCTCCCCTACTCGGAGCATCTTCACAAGTCGAAGTGAGTATCCAACCCTCACTTCGGTGGCAAGTTACCGTAGTCGGCTACGACTATTACGAATACGAAGGAGCGCTGGGATTGTTACAAAGTGTTATGCCTCTTAAAGGAGGGCGACAGAGGTTACTGTAGCTGCCATTACTGAGGGAATCCAAGAGTCACTTCATTAAAGTTGTAGTTCATCATTTCATAAGTATAAATGAGACTCTCATCTgggggataagcaagacatattcCATCTTGAGCTCACGCATACTACTGTCGTGCCGCTCGAATCCCTAAATAAACTCAGTCATCTTCTTAGTTTAGCCTATATAGTTGCGACCTCGCCGGATTAACTTCTGAGAGGTAGTCCAGACGTGTTTTACAGGAACACAAACTAAaaatttgtaaagaaaataatAGTCAAATATGAGACCGCGAGCCAAATTGGAGAAGTTTAATTATTTGCTAGCTAAGAACTAACGATGTTAAATGGAGAGAAAGTGTTTGCcactttgaattttaaaaaagcgAGATTAATGTTAAGTTAATAACTAGAATGGTGTTAGTGTTAGTGACAAGATCTTCCTCGTATATATCCTAATAAAGTGGAGCTTTAATTGTTTCCCCCAAAATTTACCATTCAccaatttttggtgttgttttccTAGTGTGTTTCAAATTGCATGATGACCTTATTAACAAGTAATGCATGTCAATGTATCATCTTGACTTCGTGCCTAATTCTCGCACAAAATAGGCATGAGCGTCGTATTTAATCTCGTCCTGTCAAAACTCGTCAATAAAACAAGGTGGGACGGATCTAGTAAGCCTCACCATTCCTAAAgttaaaagtagaaaaaaaaaagTCATGCACGCCTCAGATTAAGTCTGCGACTACTAAAGCCCACCAAAAAAGAGAACGGAAAGGGTAAAGTAGAGGAGGCGGACTTGAACCCTTGGCTCAGTCCGATAAAAATCACGGGCAAAACAGACTTGCTGACGGACACCGCCCATTTTACCACCCCTAAATCTCAGGAGGAAAATATTTCATGCAAAGACTATATAACTTCACATTTATTCATACATCAATTGTTCAAACCTAAACCACCAGAACATAAAAACATCAATACATATATCAAATGGTTAAAACATCAGCCAGTAGATTACAAATCAACTGGAGTTCTAGAATTCATATTCTAGAATGTGTGTTGAATGTTGATCACTTATTATATTCATATTCAAAATACATGGCTGATAAAAACCAATACATAAGATTTGAACCAAGTCATTAGCCATAGCACCTTATGGGATCAGTGCAACCCTTTTCAGCAGACTGACTGTTGCCTTGGCCTCCACCCTTCTCCAAATATTGTTGATGATATTCCTCAGCTCTATAAAACCTCTTTGCTGGAAGTATTTCAGTTACAATTTTGTTCTTCTGCTTCAACTGTTCAGCTTCTTTTGATTCTTGAGCTAAATGAGCCTGGGTTTCATTGTAGTAGTAGATTCCTGATCTATATTGTACACCTACATCACCTCTCTGAAAATACATATACATATAAAGTGAATCATCAATTATGCAAAGTATAACATATTCCGAGCCAGTAAAGCCAACTCAATACTCAAGTATGACATGTATCTCAGATAATTCAAGCAAAGTGTtctataaaaaacaaaatttacttagataattaaatattttttacttaGACACCAAAAATTTACAAGTACGTCAATAAATAAACTGTGTTTTAGTTGAGTCTGATACCTGGCGATTGAGGGTAGTGGGATCATGTCGTGACCAAAAGAGATCCAAGAGATTACCGTAAGGACACACTTTCGGGTCAAACTGAACCCGAACCACTTCAACATGGTTAGTACTTCCGGTACAGACCAATTTGTAGGTCGGATCCGGTGTATGACCCTGTGAATATCCAACTTCAGTCTTCACAACTCCCACAACTCGCTGAAAAGCCAGCTCCACACTCCAGAAACAACCGGCACCGAACTCAGCAAACTCGTGATCCGGGTTGGCCGGAGTATCCAAATCCGGGTCAAAAGCAGGGTTGTGGCTCCCGTCGCCGCTTTCACTCGTAGCCATTGTAGTTTTCACTACGCGTATTTGATTCGCTACGTTGATATTAATATTGAAGTGAATTATTAGTTGACCAATGAAAAGTGAACTACACTTATAATATTGGTTGGATTCATTTTCATATGATACTAGGCTATTATTCATTTACCAATCCATTCTTGACCTCAGTTGTTAgggaaaatagtttttttaatattttttaatttagaaaaaaagaCTATTATGTTATTAATCCAGTGGTTaacaaataatcaattaaatattaatatttggaaaagaaagaaataaaataattcaCATTCAAATTTAGAAttctatataaaatattatcaGGGCCAAACTAAGACATTTATTCTTTCTTTGTCTTAACCTTCTAGTCTATTGAAAATATTAGATCTTGAAAATTATAATTAACCCTTGGAGAAATAAAActtgaattaaaattatttttgtcatGATTTGAGTTTTATTCTTCAAAAtatttaagttgaattttaaataaaattatttaagatATCATCTATATAtttagttcttcttcaaagtcgtTTATGTTTGGAGGTTCATTAACCCAAATGAAAAGAAACTCACTCTTATTAATCAATAGTACACAATATTTTATCTAAACTCTCTCAATTTAATGTTCTTTtctctaaggctatgtttgggagtttggaggggatgggaggggaaggctttcaaaaacaaaattttaaaaaa
Encoded proteins:
- the LOC131656051 gene encoding peptide methionine sulfoxide reductase-like; translated protein: MATSESGDGSHNPAFDPDLDTPANPDHEFAEFGAGCFWSVELAFQRVVGVVKTEVGYSQGHTPDPTYKLVCTGSTNHVEVVRVQFDPKVCPYGNLLDLFWSRHDPTTLNRQRGDVGVQYRSGIYYYNETQAHLAQESKEAEQLKQKNKIVTEILPAKRFYRAEEYHQQYLEKGGGQGNSQSAEKGCTDPIRCYG